A stretch of DNA from Anaerobranca gottschalkii DSM 13577:
AATTGCCCACTGGGTAGGGAATAATACCTTAAAAACCTTTCAAGGTGGTAATTATTGTGAAAGAAATTAAGGTAGGAATAATATTGTTATTTTTTATATTAGGAATGTCCTTAGTGATAGGTGATACAAAACCCTCCCTTAAAGCATCAAGGGAATTAAAAGAAGAAGTTATAGGGCAAATTACCTTAAAGACTTACCAATTAACTAGGGAAACCGTTAGAACTTCTAGGGAGTATCTTTATCAACAAATAACAGGTGAAAATAAAATTCCTTTATCTTCCTCTGATTCCCTTAAGTGGCAAGAGATAAAAAAAGGAATTTCAGAGCTGGAAAAAAATTTAGACTTTTGTTTACAAAAATTACAACCCAATAATTCCTTATATATTGATATTTCTACAACTAAAAAGTTGTTAATGGCAGCAAGACAGTACAATGATTTACAATCTATAATTGATGCCTATAAAATTCTCCATGATCTAGAACACTTCTTTTTTTATCACAACAGAAATGAGGTTTATTATGGGGTAACTAAAACCCTATCTGGAGAAGTTAAATGGAAAAGTAAATATGTCAACTAAGGACCTAGCAGCTGAATCCAGTTGTTAGGGTTTTAATTTTTTTGGATTTAAGTAGGAATTTAATGAAAAATATAGAAATAAATATTTGTTTAAATTTTAAAACATGGGAGAGTTAAAGTGGCAAAGGTTTTAATTACTATTATAGGAACAGGAAATCCTATTAATAGATCTTATAAACCGGCATTGTATAAAATAGGGGATAAAGAATATGAAACAGAATTTATTGCCAAAGCTTTAGTACAACATTATCAAATAGACAAAATTTTTATGTTAGGAACAGCAAAATCGATGTGGGAAGAGGTTTATTTATCCTTTTCAAAGGAAGAAGATCAAGATAAAATGCTGTCACGGGCAGGAAAAATAGAAGAAAAAATAAAAAAAGGTGGATACGATAAATGTCTAATTGATGAAGGGGATCTGAAATTAATTAGCAATACCATTGAAGAGTATTTAGGGTATCAGGGATCAAAGTGTTATTTATTGAAGTATGGTTTAAATGACCAAGAGATTATGGAAAATTTCAATGTGTTTTTAGAAATAGAAAAAGAATTAAATGACGGTGACGAAATTTATTTGGATATTACCCATTCTTTTCGTTCACTAGCCATATTCCAATATATGATGATAAATTTCGCTGAAAATGTATCTAAAAAGGATATTAAAATTAAAGGAATTTTTTATGGCATGTTAGATGTATATGGTCAAATATTAAAAATTTTAAAAAAATTATACTACTATTAAAATAAATATATGTTATAATTATCTCATAAGGAGATGATTATAATGAAATCAAGGAAGTATTAGAATTATTGCAAATATCAAGACCTACTCTAACAAAATATGTAAAAGAAGGCTTAATAAAAGTAAGTGTTCTACCTAATGGTAGATATGATTATGACAAAGACAGTGTATATAAATTATTTAACAAATTTGCAAACTATCAAATAAGGCAAAAATTTTGTAAAGAAGGCAAATATATCTCTTATAATCAAATGGATAAACTATTAAAACAAGAAGGAATGGATAATGATTACAGAAATATGCC
This window harbors:
- the csx2 gene encoding TIGR02221 family CRISPR-associated protein, with protein sequence MAKVLITIIGTGNPINRSYKPALYKIGDKEYETEFIAKALVQHYQIDKIFMLGTAKSMWEEVYLSFSKEEDQDKMLSRAGKIEEKIKKGGYDKCLIDEGDLKLISNTIEEYLGYQGSKCYLLKYGLNDQEIMENFNVFLEIEKELNDGDEIYLDITHSFRSLAIFQYMMINFAENVSKKDIKIKGIFYGMLDVYGQILKILKKLYYY
- a CDS encoding MerR family transcriptional regulator; the protein is MKEVLELLQISRPTLTKYVKEGLIKVSVLPNGRYDYDKDSVYKLFNKFANYQIRQKFCKEGKYISYNQMDKLLKQEGMDNDYRNMP